The proteins below come from a single Triticum aestivum cultivar Chinese Spring chromosome 5D, IWGSC CS RefSeq v2.1, whole genome shotgun sequence genomic window:
- the LOC123120761 gene encoding RING-H2 finger protein ATL74-like, with translation MGRPDSEAPTSSVAAGLAAALGGREGAAAPAGADSAFETNVVIILAALFFALLFAIGLHSLARCALRYVGRGAAAAVAAGEGRASAQVACSGSGIKGRVLRSLPVEVYGSGEDIDDVCAICLSEFVDGEKVRVLPLCGHGFHVRCVDTWLVSHGSCPTCRRPVVEGAPAKSQTDTVITVVIA, from the coding sequence ATGGGTCGTCCCGATTCCGAGGCGCCGACGTCCAGCGTCGCCGCGGGGCTGGCTGCCGCCCTCGGAGGCAGGGAAGGCGCGGCGGCGCCAGCGGGGGCAGACTCGGCGTTCGaaaccaacgtggtgatcatcttGGCCGCGCTCTTCTTCGCGCTGCTCTTCGCCATCGGGCTCCACTCGCTGGCGCGGTGCGCGCTCCGGTACGTGGGCCGCGGGGCCGCGGCCGCTGTCGCTGCCGGCGAGGGCAGGGCGTCGGCGCAGGTGGCCTGCAGCGGCAGCGGCATCAAGGGGCGCGTCCTGAGGAGCCTCCCCGTGGAGGTGTACGGCTCCGGGGAGGACATCGACGACGTGTGCGCCATATGCCTGAGCGAGTTCGTGGACGGCGAGAAGGTGCGCGTGCTCCCGCTGTGCGGGCACGGCTTCCACGTTCGCTGCGTAGACACGTGGCTGGTGTCCCACGGCTCCTGTCCCACGTGCCGGCGACCGGTGGTCGAGGGCGCGCCCGCGAAGAGTCAGACGGACACGGTCATCACCGTGGTCATCGCCTGA